A region of Flavobacterium album DNA encodes the following proteins:
- a CDS encoding mechanosensitive ion channel family protein produces the protein MKPLFALENIDIYINRFVTNLVDYVPSLISAIVVLIIGILIIKLFRKIVRNLMTRKNLDPTLLKFVLDVFTWVFRVLLFVTVIEQLGVKTTSLMAALGAAGIAIGLALQGSLSNFAGGLLIILFKPFRVGDYIEAQGQAGTVNSIQIFSTKIITSNNQVIYMPNGALSNGTIKNFSQEPLRRAEIVLSVGYESDLKKVKEAIFGVIERDTKVLKEPAPGVEIKALAENSIDLSVTLWTERANHGKAVSDFYENIKASFENAGITIPYPQRDVHVKNDAKK, from the coding sequence ATGAAGCCCTTGTTTGCCCTTGAGAATATCGATATCTATATAAACCGGTTCGTAACCAACCTGGTCGATTATGTGCCAAGCCTTATTTCGGCTATCGTTGTTCTCATTATCGGGATACTTATCATCAAACTTTTCAGGAAAATCGTCAGGAACCTTATGACGAGAAAGAATCTCGATCCTACTCTGCTGAAATTTGTCCTGGATGTATTTACATGGGTATTCCGGGTGCTGCTATTCGTTACCGTGATCGAGCAGCTGGGAGTAAAAACCACATCGCTCATGGCCGCACTGGGCGCTGCAGGTATTGCTATCGGGTTGGCGCTACAGGGCTCATTATCGAATTTTGCAGGCGGATTACTCATCATACTGTTCAAGCCTTTCCGTGTAGGCGATTACATTGAGGCACAGGGACAGGCCGGTACTGTGAACAGCATCCAGATATTCAGCACCAAAATAATCACTTCGAACAACCAGGTGATCTATATGCCGAACGGGGCACTGTCTAACGGAACTATCAAGAATTTCTCGCAGGAGCCATTGCGGCGTGCCGAAATTGTATTGAGCGTTGGCTACGAGAGCGACCTCAAAAAGGTAAAAGAAGCTATATTCGGTGTAATTGAGCGGGATACGAAGGTCCTTAAGGAACCGGCACCGGGAGTTGAAATAAAAGCACTTGCTGAAAATTCAATTGACCTCTCAGTAACCTTGTGGACGGAACGCGCTAATCACGGGAAAGCCGTATCTGACTTTTATGAAAACATAAAAGCATCCTTTGAAAACGCGGGGATCACTATACCTTATCCGCAAAGGGATGTGCATGTAAAGAATGATGCAAAAAAGTAA